The following coding sequences lie in one Bordetella genomosp. 9 genomic window:
- the typA gene encoding translational GTPase TypA, which produces MTRALRNVAIIAHVDHGKTTLVDQLLRQSGTFRENQAVAERVMDSNDLEKERGITILAKNCAVEYQGTHINIVDTPGHADFGGEVERVLSMVDGVLLLVDAVEGPMPQTIFVTRKALALGLKPIVVVNKIDRPGARPDYVINATFELFDKLGATEEQLDFPVVYASGLSGYAGLTADVREGDMRPLFEAILKHVPQRNDDPNGPLQLQIISLDYSSYVGKIGVGRVNRGRIRSGMDVQYRFGPDGESGKGRINQVLKFKGLEREVVSEAEAGDIVLINGIEGIGIGCTVMDVASPAEDALPMLRIDEPTLTMNFMVNTSPLAGREGKFVTSRQLRERLDRELKSNVALRVRDTGDDTVFEVSGRGELHLTILLETMRREGYELAVSRPRVVFKEVDGQRYEPFELLTVDVEDAHQGAVMEELGRRKGDLLDMQPDGRGRTRLEYRIPARGLIGFQNEFLTMTRGTGLMSHIFDEYAPAREGSIGERRNGVLISQDNGEAVAYALWKLQDRGRMFVNPGDPLYEGMIIGIHSRDNDLVVNPIKGKQLTNIRASGTDEAVRLVPPIQMSLEYAVEFIDDDELVEVTPKSIRLRKRYLTENERKRMARAGA; this is translated from the coding sequence ATGACTCGCGCCTTGCGCAACGTCGCCATCATTGCACACGTCGACCACGGCAAGACCACGCTGGTCGACCAGTTGCTGCGCCAATCCGGCACCTTCCGCGAAAACCAGGCCGTCGCCGAACGCGTCATGGACTCCAACGACCTGGAAAAGGAACGCGGCATCACCATCCTGGCCAAGAACTGCGCCGTGGAATACCAGGGCACGCACATCAACATCGTCGACACCCCGGGACACGCCGACTTCGGCGGCGAGGTCGAGCGGGTGCTGTCCATGGTCGATGGCGTGCTGCTGCTGGTCGATGCGGTCGAAGGCCCCATGCCGCAGACCATCTTCGTGACCCGCAAGGCGCTGGCGCTGGGCCTGAAGCCCATCGTTGTGGTCAACAAGATCGATCGCCCCGGCGCACGCCCGGACTACGTCATCAATGCGACCTTCGAACTCTTCGACAAGCTCGGCGCGACCGAGGAACAGTTGGATTTTCCTGTCGTCTATGCATCCGGCCTGTCGGGCTATGCCGGCTTGACCGCCGACGTCCGCGAGGGCGACATGCGGCCCCTGTTCGAAGCCATCCTGAAGCATGTTCCCCAGCGCAACGACGACCCGAACGGGCCGCTGCAGCTGCAGATCATTTCGCTGGACTACAGCAGCTATGTCGGCAAGATCGGCGTGGGCCGCGTCAATCGCGGCCGCATCCGCAGCGGCATGGACGTGCAGTACCGCTTCGGCCCGGACGGCGAAAGCGGCAAGGGCCGCATCAACCAGGTGCTGAAGTTCAAGGGCCTGGAGCGCGAGGTGGTGAGCGAGGCCGAGGCCGGCGACATCGTTCTGATCAACGGTATCGAAGGCATCGGCATCGGATGCACGGTCATGGACGTGGCCTCGCCTGCCGAGGATGCGCTGCCCATGCTGCGCATCGACGAACCGACCCTGACCATGAACTTCATGGTCAATACGTCGCCGCTGGCCGGCCGTGAAGGCAAGTTCGTCACCAGCCGCCAGCTCCGCGAGCGCCTGGACCGCGAACTGAAGTCGAACGTCGCCCTGCGCGTGCGCGATACGGGAGACGACACGGTGTTCGAGGTGTCGGGCCGGGGCGAACTGCACCTGACCATTCTGCTGGAAACCATGCGCCGCGAAGGCTACGAGCTGGCCGTCTCGCGTCCGCGCGTGGTGTTCAAGGAAGTGGACGGCCAGCGCTACGAGCCGTTCGAACTGCTGACGGTGGACGTCGAGGACGCCCACCAAGGTGCCGTCATGGAAGAACTGGGCCGCCGCAAGGGCGACCTGCTCGATATGCAGCCGGACGGCCGCGGACGTACCCGCCTGGAGTACCGGATTCCCGCGCGCGGTCTGATCGGCTTCCAGAACGAGTTCCTGACCATGACCCGCGGCACCGGCCTGATGAGCCATATCTTCGACGAGTACGCGCCGGCGCGGGAAGGCAGCATCGGCGAGCGCCGCAATGGCGTGCTGATCAGCCAGGACAACGGCGAGGCCGTGGCCTACGCACTGTGGAAGCTGCAGGATCGCGGCCGTATGTTCGTCAATCCGGGCGATCCCCTGTATGAAGGCATGATCATCGGCATCCACAGCCGCGACAACGACCTGGTCGTCAACCCGATCAAGGGCAAGCAGTTGACCAATATCCGTGCGTCCGGCACCGACGAAGCCGTGCGCCTGGTGCCGCCGATCCAGATGTCCCTGGAGTATGCGGTGGAATTCATCGACGACGACGAACTGGTCGAGGTCACGCCAAAGTCGATCCGCCTGCGCAAGCGCTATCTGACCGAAAACGAGCGCAAGCGCATGGCGCGCGCCGGCGCCTGA
- the rimP gene encoding ribosome maturation factor RimP codes for MADLFALTQEALAGMDVELVDVERAPLGLLRVTIDRPEGVRIEDCEQVSRQLSRVYEVENIDYRRLEVGSPGVDRPLRNEADFHRFAGQRVEVKLRQAIEGRKVFTGTLVATAGDAAQDQGKAVFGVEFEAKKDDIQVVNFTFDEVERAKLDPVLDFKGKKR; via the coding sequence ATGGCTGATTTATTCGCATTGACCCAAGAGGCGCTGGCCGGCATGGACGTGGAACTCGTCGATGTCGAGCGGGCTCCGCTGGGCCTGCTGCGCGTCACGATCGACCGCCCCGAGGGCGTGCGTATCGAAGACTGCGAGCAGGTCTCGCGCCAACTTTCGCGCGTCTACGAGGTCGAGAACATCGACTACCGGCGGCTGGAGGTCGGATCCCCCGGCGTGGACCGGCCGTTGCGCAACGAGGCCGACTTCCATCGGTTCGCTGGGCAGCGCGTCGAGGTCAAGCTGCGTCAGGCCATCGAGGGGCGCAAGGTCTTTACCGGCACGCTGGTTGCAACGGCCGGGGATGCGGCGCAGGACCAGGGGAAAGCCGTTTTCGGCGTGGAATTTGAGGCAAAGAAGGACGATATCCAAGTGGTGAACTTCACGTTCGATGAAGTCGAGCGCGCCAAGCTGGATCCGGTCCTGGATTTCAAGGGCAAAAAGCGATGA
- a CDS encoding urease accessory protein UreF translates to MAASTELVSLLHLASPALPVGAYSYSQGLEAAIDAGIVRDAQGATRWIADGLDIAAEGEAVLLAQQFRNWAADDTAAAASLNGFLLAMRESFELRQETEQMGWSLSRLLDELEWGDAAGRAALRDMRPLSLPTAYAYAAQRAGATLQDCLTAWLFAWVENQVAAALKAVPLGQVAGQRILFSLHAAIARAAQRAALIPEEEASTFSPMLGILSARHETQYSRLFRS, encoded by the coding sequence ATGGCCGCAAGCACTGAACTGGTATCGCTGCTGCATCTGGCTTCGCCCGCCTTGCCGGTCGGCGCCTACAGTTATTCCCAGGGGCTGGAAGCCGCCATCGACGCCGGTATCGTGCGCGATGCGCAAGGCGCCACCCGCTGGATCGCCGACGGATTGGACATCGCGGCGGAAGGCGAGGCCGTGTTGCTCGCACAGCAGTTTCGTAACTGGGCCGCCGATGACACGGCCGCCGCCGCGTCCTTGAACGGGTTTCTGCTCGCCATGCGGGAATCGTTCGAACTGCGGCAGGAGACCGAGCAAATGGGCTGGTCGCTGTCCCGTCTGCTGGACGAGTTGGAATGGGGCGATGCGGCGGGGCGTGCCGCGCTGCGCGACATGCGCCCGCTGAGCCTGCCCACCGCCTACGCCTATGCCGCCCAGCGCGCCGGCGCGACGCTGCAGGACTGCCTGACCGCGTGGCTTTTCGCCTGGGTGGAAAACCAGGTGGCCGCCGCACTCAAGGCCGTGCCGCTGGGACAGGTCGCCGGGCAGCGCATCCTGTTCAGTCTGCATGCCGCGATCGCGCGGGCCGCGCAACGCGCGGCGCTGATTCCCGAAGAAGAAGCGTCGACCTTTTCGCCGATGCTGGGCATTCTTTCAGCCCGGCACGAAACCCAGTACTCCCGCCTGTTCCGTTCCTGA
- a CDS encoding nitroreductase family protein has translation MDNAYIAALKRRRTQYALGRNLPVTQDAVVELIQEAIKHSPSSFNSQSSRAVILFGAQSQKLWDIAKSALRKIVPADAFAATEKKIDGFAAGAGTVLFFEDQDVVKGLQEKFPLYADNFPVWSEQSGGMAQLSVWSALANADIGASLQHYNPLIDEAVAAEWSIPASWKLRAQMPFGSNEAGFNEKTFMADTDRFRVHR, from the coding sequence ATGGATAACGCCTACATTGCGGCGCTGAAGCGCCGCCGCACGCAGTACGCGCTGGGCCGGAACCTGCCCGTGACGCAAGACGCCGTCGTCGAGCTGATCCAGGAAGCGATCAAGCATTCGCCCTCTTCCTTCAATTCCCAGAGTTCGCGCGCCGTCATTCTGTTCGGCGCCCAAAGCCAGAAGCTGTGGGACATCGCCAAGTCGGCATTGCGCAAGATCGTCCCGGCCGACGCGTTCGCCGCCACGGAGAAGAAGATCGACGGCTTCGCCGCCGGCGCGGGCACCGTCCTCTTCTTCGAGGACCAGGACGTCGTCAAGGGCCTGCAGGAAAAATTTCCCCTGTATGCCGACAACTTCCCCGTCTGGTCCGAACAGTCCGGCGGCATGGCGCAGCTTTCCGTGTGGTCGGCGCTGGCCAATGCCGACATCGGCGCCAGCCTGCAGCACTACAACCCGCTGATCGACGAAGCCGTCGCAGCCGAATGGTCCATCCCCGCCAGCTGGAAACTGCGTGCGCAGATGCCGTTCGGCTCCAACGAAGCGGGTTTCAACGAAAAAACCTTCATGGCCGATACGGACCGCTTCCGGGTCCATCGCTGA
- the ureG gene encoding urease accessory protein UreG, translating to MTQRTKKNPPLRVGIGGPVGSGKTTLTEMLCKAMRDAYDLVVITNDIYTKEDQRLLTVAGALPAERIMGVETGGCPHTAIREDASINLEAVDRMLTRFPDADIVFIESGGDNLAATFSPELSDLTIYVIDVAGGEKIPRKGGPGITKSDLLVINKTDLAPMVGASLVIMEEDTRRMRGGRPYVMTDMKAGKGLADIVAFIEDRGLLRVNA from the coding sequence ATGACTCAACGCACCAAGAAGAACCCGCCACTGCGCGTCGGCATCGGCGGCCCCGTCGGGTCCGGCAAGACCACGCTTACCGAAATGTTGTGCAAGGCCATGCGCGATGCCTACGACCTGGTGGTCATTACCAATGACATCTACACCAAGGAAGACCAGCGCCTGCTGACGGTGGCCGGCGCCCTGCCGGCCGAACGGATCATGGGCGTCGAGACCGGCGGCTGCCCGCACACCGCCATACGGGAGGATGCGTCCATCAACCTGGAAGCGGTCGATCGCATGCTGACGCGCTTTCCGGACGCCGACATCGTTTTCATCGAATCGGGCGGCGACAACCTTGCCGCCACGTTCAGCCCCGAGCTTTCGGATCTGACGATCTACGTCATCGATGTTGCCGGCGGCGAGAAGATCCCGCGCAAAGGTGGCCCCGGCATCACCAAGTCGGATCTGCTGGTGATCAACAAGACCGATCTTGCGCCCATGGTAGGCGCGTCGCTGGTCATCATGGAAGAAGACACGCGCCGCATGCGGGGCGGCCGTCCTTATGTCATGACGGACATGAAGGCCGGCAAGGGCTTGGCCGACATCGTCGCCTTCATCGAAGATCGCGGCCTGCTGCGCGTGAACGCCTGA
- the nusA gene encoding transcription termination factor NusA: MSREILLLVDALAREKNVSREVVFGALESALASAMKKRFKEDADIRVSIDRESGSHEGFRRWLVVPDEAGLQEPDKQEMYSDAREIVPNIQVGEYIEEPLEPIEFGRIGAQAAKQAILQKIRDAEREQVLNDFLERGETIISGTVKRMDKGDAIIETGKIEARLPRSEMIPKENLRVGDRVRAYVLRIDHAARGQQVILSRTSPEFIRQLFENEVPEIEQGLLEIKAAARDPGVRAKIAVIAYDKRIDPIGTCVGMRGSRVTAVRNELGGEQVDIVLWSEDPAQFVIGALAPANVESIVVDEDKHAMDVVVDEENLPKAIGAKGQNVRLASELTGWQINIMTPEESQSRQEVERSALRSTFMSKLDVDEEVADILIDEGFTGLEEIAYVPMQELLEIEAFDEDTINELRTRARNALLTEAIAQEERLETAQDLLELEGMTPELAARLAERKVHTRDDLAELASDELAEIAGLEESQASELIMRARAHWFDEEK, encoded by the coding sequence ATGAGTCGCGAAATTCTTCTGTTGGTCGACGCCCTGGCGCGGGAAAAGAACGTGTCGCGCGAAGTGGTGTTCGGAGCGCTCGAAAGCGCGCTGGCTTCGGCCATGAAAAAGCGGTTCAAGGAAGACGCGGACATCCGTGTTTCCATCGATCGGGAAAGCGGCAGCCATGAGGGCTTTCGCCGCTGGCTCGTCGTGCCCGACGAGGCTGGTCTGCAGGAACCCGACAAGCAGGAGATGTATTCCGACGCCCGCGAGATCGTGCCGAACATCCAGGTTGGCGAATACATCGAAGAGCCGCTGGAACCGATCGAGTTCGGCCGTATCGGCGCGCAGGCCGCGAAACAGGCGATCCTGCAGAAAATCCGCGACGCCGAGCGCGAGCAGGTCCTGAACGACTTCCTGGAGCGTGGCGAGACCATCATCTCGGGCACCGTGAAGCGCATGGACAAGGGCGACGCCATCATCGAGACCGGCAAGATCGAAGCCCGCCTGCCGCGCTCGGAAATGATCCCGAAGGAAAACCTGCGGGTCGGCGACCGCGTGCGCGCCTACGTGCTGCGCATCGACCATGCGGCCCGCGGCCAGCAGGTCATCCTGTCGCGCACCTCGCCGGAATTCATCCGCCAGCTGTTCGAAAACGAAGTGCCGGAAATCGAGCAGGGCCTGCTGGAAATCAAGGCGGCCGCCCGGGACCCCGGCGTGCGTGCGAAGATCGCCGTTATCGCCTACGACAAGCGCATCGACCCGATCGGCACCTGCGTCGGCATGCGCGGGTCGCGCGTGACGGCCGTGCGCAACGAACTGGGCGGCGAGCAGGTCGATATCGTGCTGTGGTCGGAAGACCCGGCGCAGTTCGTCATCGGCGCCCTGGCCCCGGCCAATGTCGAATCCATCGTGGTGGACGAGGACAAGCACGCGATGGACGTCGTGGTGGACGAGGAAAACCTGCCCAAGGCCATCGGCGCCAAGGGCCAGAACGTCCGGCTCGCATCGGAGCTGACCGGCTGGCAGATCAACATCATGACGCCGGAAGAAAGCCAGAGCCGCCAGGAAGTCGAACGGTCGGCCTTGCGCAGCACGTTCATGAGCAAGCTCGATGTGGACGAGGAAGTCGCCGACATCCTCATCGATGAAGGCTTCACCGGGCTCGAGGAAATTGCCTACGTCCCCATGCAGGAATTGCTGGAGATCGAGGCCTTCGACGAAGACACCATCAACGAGCTGCGCACCCGCGCGCGCAACGCCCTCCTGACCGAAGCCATCGCGCAGGAAGAGCGTCTGGAAACCGCGCAGGACCTGCTCGAGCTGGAAGGCATGACGCCCGAGCTGGCCGCGCGGCTGGCCGAGCGCAAGGTGCACACCCGCGACGACCTGGCCGAGCTCGCCTCCGACGAGCTCGCCGAAATCGCGGGCCTGGAGGAAAGCCAGGCGAGCGAGCTGATCATGCGGGCTCGCGCGCACTGGTTCGATGAAGAAAAATAA
- the infB gene encoding translation initiation factor IF-2 yields MSSNTVAQFATELKMPANVLLEQLRSAGVDLKSVDDAVTDSDKAKLLDSLRRAHGAGAGEGKKITLTRRQTSEIRQADATGRSRTIQVEVRKKRVFVKRDPAELAAEAAAARAQQTQADNAAAPAPAQAAPSGDGAAKPTAPAAPAAPATAAPAPETRAAAAAPAEPAAADGKAAEPAAAPAPAEPAPAPEAAAPQPAPAAPAEEPASATQSSQPESTQPEPEHEAPVAPAAGPAAEPPVAAVPPQSVNTQAIPEVSQKPETQVSTASNAQSPARAAPSSAPSPAPEDRPRAGMPVPPRPAVSKGPRAGDARRGPPIPAAAPATTMTTAQREEARRQAEAEAAALREMLNRPRKVLRAPEPEAPAAGALSGTLHKPAAKTGGGAKKDVKAGPGAGTKKTIKTAEVSSTWTDDSARKKPAEKTGGAPSRDGWRAGGKAGGKAGGRGRGQQGDRRGGMAEQAQQEFIAREVHVPETITVADLAHKMSVKAAEVIKQLMKLGQMVTINQVLDQETAMIVVEELGHKAIAAKLDDPEAFLDETAPEGEDLEMLPRAPVVTVMGHVDHGKTSLLDYIRRAKVAAGEAGGITQHIGAYHVETGRGVVTFLDTPGHEAFTAMRARGAKATDIVILVVAADDGVMPQTREAIHHAKAANVPLVVAVNKIDKPDANPERVKQELVAEEVVPEEYGGDVPFVNVSAKTGAGIDDLLENVLLQAEILELKAPVNAHAKGLVIEARLDKGRGPVATILVQSGTLKRGDVVLAGASFGRVRAMLDENAKQVQSAGPSIPVEIQGLTDVPAAGDELIVLTDERKAREIALFRQGKFRDVKLARQQAAKLESMFDNMGEGTQTLALIVKTDVQGSQEALVAALTKLSTDEVRVQVVHAAVGGISESDVNLAIASNAVVIGFNVRADQSAKKLAEANGIDLRYYNIIYDAVDEVKAAMSGMLAPEKREEVIGLVEIREVYSISRIGNVAGCMVLDGIVRRDAQVRLLRNNVVTWTGHLESLRRFKDDVREVKAGFDCGLTLRGNNDIQVGDQLEVFEIKEIARTL; encoded by the coding sequence ATGTCGAGCAACACCGTCGCCCAGTTCGCTACCGAGCTGAAAATGCCTGCCAATGTGCTGCTGGAACAGCTGCGCTCGGCAGGCGTTGACCTCAAATCGGTGGACGACGCCGTCACCGATAGCGACAAGGCGAAGCTGCTCGACTCGCTGCGCCGCGCCCATGGCGCCGGTGCCGGCGAGGGCAAGAAGATCACGCTGACCCGTCGCCAGACTTCGGAAATCCGGCAGGCCGATGCCACCGGACGTTCCCGCACCATCCAAGTGGAAGTGCGCAAGAAGCGCGTCTTCGTCAAGCGCGATCCCGCCGAATTGGCAGCGGAAGCGGCTGCGGCGCGAGCGCAACAGACGCAGGCCGATAACGCGGCGGCGCCTGCGCCCGCTCAGGCGGCACCGTCTGGCGACGGCGCCGCCAAGCCCACGGCGCCCGCAGCGCCCGCTGCGCCGGCCACCGCCGCTCCCGCGCCGGAAACGCGCGCCGCCGCAGCCGCTCCTGCCGAGCCGGCTGCCGCCGACGGCAAGGCCGCCGAGCCCGCCGCCGCACCGGCGCCGGCCGAGCCGGCGCCCGCCCCCGAGGCAGCCGCCCCGCAACCGGCCCCTGCCGCGCCCGCCGAAGAACCGGCGTCCGCGACGCAGTCGTCCCAACCCGAATCCACTCAGCCGGAACCCGAACACGAGGCACCCGTGGCGCCAGCCGCCGGCCCCGCCGCCGAGCCGCCGGTCGCAGCAGTCCCGCCACAGTCCGTGAATACCCAAGCCATTCCCGAGGTTTCCCAGAAGCCGGAAACCCAAGTGTCAACCGCATCGAACGCGCAGTCTCCCGCACGCGCCGCGCCGTCGTCGGCGCCGAGTCCCGCTCCGGAAGATCGCCCGCGCGCCGGCATGCCCGTGCCGCCGCGCCCCGCCGTCTCCAAGGGGCCGCGCGCGGGCGACGCGCGCCGCGGGCCGCCGATTCCGGCTGCCGCGCCTGCCACGACCATGACCACCGCCCAGCGTGAAGAGGCCCGTCGCCAGGCGGAAGCCGAGGCTGCCGCGCTGCGCGAGATGCTGAACCGCCCGCGCAAGGTCCTGCGCGCGCCCGAACCGGAAGCCCCCGCGGCCGGCGCGCTGTCCGGCACGTTGCACAAACCCGCCGCCAAGACGGGCGGCGGCGCCAAGAAGGACGTCAAGGCAGGTCCTGGCGCCGGCACGAAGAAGACCATCAAGACGGCGGAAGTCTCGTCCACGTGGACCGATGACAGCGCCCGCAAGAAGCCCGCCGAGAAGACCGGCGGTGCGCCGAGCCGCGATGGCTGGCGTGCCGGCGGCAAGGCGGGCGGCAAGGCCGGCGGCCGCGGCCGCGGCCAGCAGGGCGACCGCCGTGGCGGCATGGCCGAACAGGCGCAGCAGGAATTCATCGCACGTGAAGTGCACGTGCCGGAAACCATTACGGTGGCCGATCTGGCGCACAAGATGTCCGTGAAGGCAGCGGAAGTCATCAAGCAGCTGATGAAGCTGGGCCAGATGGTGACCATCAACCAGGTGCTGGACCAGGAAACGGCCATGATCGTGGTCGAGGAATTGGGCCACAAGGCCATCGCCGCCAAGCTGGACGATCCCGAAGCCTTCCTGGACGAAACCGCGCCCGAAGGCGAAGACCTGGAGATGCTGCCGCGTGCCCCCGTGGTCACCGTCATGGGCCACGTCGACCACGGCAAGACCTCGCTGCTCGACTACATCCGCCGGGCGAAGGTCGCCGCGGGCGAAGCGGGCGGCATTACGCAGCATATCGGCGCCTATCACGTCGAGACCGGCCGCGGCGTCGTGACCTTCCTGGACACCCCGGGCCACGAGGCGTTCACCGCCATGCGTGCCCGCGGCGCCAAGGCCACCGACATCGTCATCCTGGTGGTCGCCGCGGACGACGGCGTGATGCCGCAGACGCGCGAAGCGATCCACCATGCCAAGGCGGCCAATGTGCCGCTGGTGGTGGCGGTCAACAAGATCGACAAGCCGGACGCCAACCCCGAGCGCGTGAAGCAGGAACTGGTGGCCGAGGAAGTCGTGCCGGAAGAATACGGCGGCGACGTGCCCTTCGTGAACGTGTCGGCCAAGACCGGCGCGGGCATCGACGATCTGCTTGAAAACGTCCTGCTCCAGGCGGAAATCCTGGAACTGAAGGCGCCCGTCAACGCCCATGCGAAGGGCCTGGTCATCGAAGCGCGCCTGGACAAGGGCCGCGGTCCGGTGGCCACCATCCTGGTGCAGAGCGGCACGCTCAAGCGTGGCGACGTGGTCCTGGCGGGCGCCAGCTTCGGCCGCGTGCGCGCCATGCTGGACGAGAACGCCAAGCAGGTGCAGAGCGCGGGTCCGTCCATTCCGGTGGAGATCCAAGGTCTGACCGACGTGCCGGCCGCCGGCGACGAACTGATCGTGCTCACGGACGAACGCAAGGCGCGCGAAATCGCGCTGTTCCGCCAAGGCAAGTTCCGCGACGTCAAGCTGGCACGGCAGCAGGCCGCCAAGCTGGAATCCATGTTCGACAACATGGGAGAAGGCACGCAGACGCTGGCGCTCATCGTCAAGACCGACGTGCAGGGTTCGCAGGAAGCGCTGGTCGCGGCGCTCACCAAGCTGTCCACGGACGAAGTCCGCGTCCAGGTGGTGCACGCGGCGGTGGGCGGCATCTCCGAAAGCGACGTCAACCTGGCCATCGCGTCCAACGCCGTGGTCATCGGGTTCAACGTGCGTGCGGACCAGAGCGCGAAGAAGCTGGCGGAGGCCAACGGTATCGACCTGCGCTACTACAACATCATCTACGACGCCGTGGATGAGGTGAAGGCGGCGATGTCCGGCATGCTGGCGCCTGAAAAGCGCGAGGAAGTCATCGGTCTGGTGGAAATTCGCGAGGTCTACTCGATTTCGCGTATCGGCAACGTCGCGGGCTGCATGGTGCTGGACGGTATCGTGCGCCGCGACGCGCAGGTACGGCTGTTGCGGAACAACGTCGTCACCTGGACCGGCCACCTGGAATCGCTGCGCCGCTTCAAGGACGACGTGCGCGAAGTCAAGGCCGGTTTCGATTGCGGCCTGACCTTGCGCGGCAACAACGACATCCAGGTGGGCGACCAGCTGGAAGTCTTTGAAATCAAGGAAATCGCGCGCACGCTGTAA
- the ureE gene encoding urease accessory protein UreE, with the protein MRRIEKAVGQGHTIAKALLRRAPTLTLPFESRSRSRLSATLDNGEAVALFLPRGTVLRDGDALIAEDGGLVRVVAAPEPVLRATCPDPHVLLRAAYHLGNRHTPVEVGRDYLQLEHDPVLRDLLLRLGLTVIAIDAPFEPEAGAYGGGHKHGHDETFAEDYALAQRAYQERHGGHGHGHDHGHAHGHGHGHDHDHGHGHDHHSPAGHRHGRKH; encoded by the coding sequence ATGAGACGTATCGAAAAAGCCGTGGGCCAGGGCCACACCATCGCCAAAGCCCTGCTGCGCCGCGCGCCCACCCTGACATTGCCTTTTGAGTCGCGCAGCCGCAGCCGGCTGTCGGCGACGCTGGACAACGGCGAAGCGGTGGCGCTGTTTTTGCCGCGCGGCACGGTGCTTCGCGACGGCGACGCGCTGATCGCCGAAGACGGCGGCCTCGTCCGCGTGGTTGCCGCCCCCGAACCGGTGCTGCGCGCCACCTGCCCCGATCCGCATGTGCTGCTGCGCGCCGCCTATCACCTGGGGAACCGCCATACGCCGGTGGAGGTGGGCCGGGACTATCTGCAGCTGGAGCACGATCCGGTGCTGCGCGATCTCCTGCTGCGGCTCGGCCTGACGGTGATCGCCATCGACGCGCCCTTCGAGCCCGAAGCCGGCGCCTACGGCGGCGGGCACAAGCACGGCCACGACGAGACGTTCGCCGAGGACTATGCGCTGGCCCAGCGCGCGTACCAGGAGCGGCATGGCGGGCACGGCCATGGACACGATCACGGCCACGCGCACGGTCACGGCCATGGACACGATCACGATCATGGGCACGGCCATGATCATCATTCGCCCGCCGGGCATCGCCATGGCCGCAAGCACTGA
- the rbfA gene encoding 30S ribosome-binding factor RbfA, with amino-acid sequence MSRHKSKAIPGRNLRLADQIQKDLAGLIQREIDVARAGLITLSGVELSPDYAHAKVYFTVLGAEPETAAALLNEKAGWLHSQLYRMLHIHTVPTLRFVHDQQVARGIEMSRLIDRANQPGSYRPDPDEPEEQS; translated from the coding sequence ATGAGCCGTCACAAGTCCAAAGCCATCCCCGGCCGCAATCTGCGGCTGGCCGACCAGATCCAAAAGGATCTGGCCGGCCTGATCCAGCGCGAAATCGATGTCGCGCGGGCGGGGTTGATCACGCTGTCCGGCGTCGAGCTTTCGCCCGACTACGCGCACGCGAAGGTCTATTTCACTGTGTTGGGCGCCGAGCCGGAAACGGCCGCCGCTCTGCTGAACGAAAAGGCGGGCTGGCTGCATTCGCAGCTGTACCGCATGCTTCATATCCACACCGTTCCGACGCTGCGCTTCGTTCATGACCAGCAGGTCGCTCGCGGCATCGAGATGTCGCGCCTGATTGATCGGGCCAATCAGCCGGGTTCCTACCGCCCCGATCCCGACGAGCCGGAAGAGCAGTCCTGA
- the truB gene encoding tRNA pseudouridine(55) synthase TruB → MAKRRGLMLDGVLLLDKPEGLSSNHALQRARRTLDAAKAGHTGTLDPFATGLLVCCMGKATKLCGVMLGADKGYRATLRFGEETDSGDLTGNIVARAPADFAGVQETAVREVLSRFQGTITQVPPMYSALKRDGKPLYEYARAGVEVEREARQVTIHRIDLVSCDGMTAVIDVACSKGTYVRTLAQDIGRALGCHAHLAALRRTHVGPFSLDDAIALEALQAMPDPKQALLPLNALPASLAPIQT, encoded by the coding sequence ATGGCCAAACGACGCGGGCTGATGCTCGACGGTGTCCTGCTGTTGGACAAACCCGAAGGGTTGTCCAGCAATCACGCCCTGCAGCGCGCACGCCGCACCCTGGATGCCGCCAAAGCGGGGCATACCGGCACTCTGGATCCCTTCGCCACGGGGCTGCTCGTATGCTGCATGGGCAAGGCGACCAAGCTTTGCGGCGTTATGCTGGGCGCGGACAAGGGATACCGCGCCACTTTGCGCTTCGGCGAAGAGACCGACTCCGGCGACCTCACGGGCAATATCGTGGCGCGCGCGCCGGCGGATTTCGCTGGCGTGCAGGAAACCGCGGTGCGCGAGGTGTTGTCACGTTTCCAGGGCACCATCACGCAGGTTCCGCCGATGTACTCGGCATTGAAGCGCGACGGCAAGCCCCTGTACGAGTATGCGCGTGCGGGCGTCGAAGTGGAACGCGAGGCCCGCCAGGTCACCATCCATCGCATCGATTTGGTGTCCTGCGATGGCATGACGGCCGTGATCGACGTGGCGTGCAGCAAGGGCACCTATGTGCGCACGCTGGCGCAGGATATCGGCCGCGCGTTGGGCTGCCATGCGCATCTGGCAGCCCTGCGCCGTACTCACGTGGGGCCTTTTTCGCTGGACGATGCGATAGCGCTGGAGGCGCTTCAGGCCATGCCCGACCCCAAGCAGGCGCTGCTGCCCCTGAACGCGCTGCCCGCCAGCCTTGCCCCTATTCAAACTTAA